A stretch of Streptomyces vietnamensis DNA encodes these proteins:
- a CDS encoding Kelch repeat-containing protein, whose amino-acid sequence MTLPPGGPGGPGGPGGPGGPGGPGGPGVPGGPGVPGRPGTGGGVAGPGRPARRLQAAARRDAVADDAVPGAWAATGSLPFAGFWGQPADAAVLLGDGRVLLAGGEDGRRTPTDATALYDPGAGTWTAAAPMWTPRRLHTVTPLADGRVLAVGGIGHAPDGPAEGLATAEVHDPATGRWTPTGALRQARFSHSATRLPDGRVLVAGGATARPGPTPYTLRTAELYDPVTGQWTLARPMTDARFGHPAVLLGDGRVLLVGGVLAVGRGRYGALGYCETYDPATGLWAPTGTLAGARKGHQATLLPDGTVLVTGGDMRGFRPDDWAFDPYSQWVTERFDPGSGTWSTDTDMPWGRSHHRAVPLPSGQVLVIGGTDDISLAVGYQNAMVYDPVARTWSTEFGTVEGRWAPAAVALGDGRVLAVGGLTRSGPAAPVLGEDEVTATAEIYTPASTR is encoded by the coding sequence ATGACGCTCCCGCCGGGCGGACCGGGCGGACCGGGCGGACCGGGCGGACCGGGCGGACCGGGCGGACCGGGCGGGCCCGGTGTCCCCGGCGGTCCGGGTGTCCCCGGCCGGCCGGGGACCGGTGGCGGGGTGGCGGGGCCGGGTCGGCCCGCCCGGCGGCTGCAGGCCGCCGCGCGCCGGGACGCGGTCGCGGACGACGCCGTGCCCGGCGCCTGGGCCGCCACGGGATCTCTGCCCTTCGCCGGCTTCTGGGGCCAGCCCGCCGACGCCGCAGTGCTCCTCGGCGACGGTCGGGTGCTCCTGGCCGGCGGGGAGGACGGCCGCCGCACGCCCACCGACGCCACTGCGCTCTACGACCCGGGCGCGGGCACCTGGACGGCCGCCGCCCCGATGTGGACCCCGCGCAGGCTGCACACCGTGACCCCGCTCGCCGACGGCCGGGTGCTGGCCGTCGGCGGCATCGGCCACGCCCCCGACGGCCCCGCCGAAGGGCTCGCCACCGCCGAGGTCCACGATCCCGCCACCGGGCGCTGGACGCCCACCGGGGCGCTGCGCCAGGCCCGCTTCTCCCACTCGGCGACCCGGCTCCCGGACGGCCGGGTCCTGGTGGCGGGCGGCGCCACCGCGCGCCCCGGGCCCACTCCGTACACCCTGCGGACCGCCGAGCTCTACGACCCCGTCACCGGCCAGTGGACACTGGCCCGGCCCATGACCGACGCGCGCTTCGGCCACCCGGCCGTGCTCCTCGGCGACGGCCGGGTACTGCTGGTCGGCGGGGTCCTCGCGGTCGGGCGGGGCCGCTACGGGGCGCTCGGCTACTGCGAGACGTACGACCCGGCCACCGGGCTCTGGGCGCCCACCGGCACGCTGGCCGGCGCCCGCAAGGGCCATCAGGCGACCCTCCTGCCCGATGGCACGGTGCTGGTGACCGGCGGTGACATGCGCGGATTCCGCCCCGACGACTGGGCGTTCGACCCGTACAGCCAGTGGGTGACGGAGCGCTTCGACCCCGGCTCCGGCACCTGGAGCACCGACACCGACATGCCGTGGGGCCGCAGCCACCACCGGGCGGTCCCGCTCCCGTCGGGCCAGGTGCTGGTGATCGGCGGCACCGATGACATCTCGCTCGCCGTGGGCTACCAGAACGCGATGGTCTACGACCCGGTCGCGCGCACCTGGTCCACGGAGTTCGGCACGGTGGAGGGCCGTTGGGCCCCGGCCGCGGTCGCCCTCGGGGACGGCCGGGTCCTCGCCGTCGGCGGACTGACCCGGTCCGGGCCCGCCGCCCCCGTACTCGGCGAGGACGAGGTCACCGCCACCGCCGAGATCTACACGCCCGCGAGCACGCGGTGA
- a CDS encoding neuraminidase-like domain-containing protein — protein sequence MTSELPSVPAPGERDAVRRLRGRVLRADGVPGAGATVHVSARRLRTSQPLGATRTDGDGVFLVEFTRPAGPVDLLVEVSLDGTSARVARTLDGRPDTPLDLTLPADRRSAYDRLLADLSPLLDGTDPAELTPEDVDFLARASGQEQDQVARLAAAARHARATGQPTEVFYALLRHGHPDDLGALAQLRAEDVRRVLGPPAGEPDPARPEPARRTVPHQDLSAHTDAFLTALRARQLAAAEARFTDGQDSATPLARIFALAVPDPSARARLYGAYLDRTDDDIWHTEAVAGPEATPHTDRLRLALDLAVTTADHPELVAVLLDRFDSGELTGPRDLVTLDEEWPHLVDRAGGPPPGREAPEYAESVRAAVAAAHPTAYVAHKLAALPEHRDAPAARFLAENPDFDIAGTPVNSATVPDAEARRELAPVQRVFKIAPRFETLQALRADGFDSAQAIARIDRAGFARRMQGHVGEEEAHALHERATRIHASAVNLVADLRTAGHFDVPWLPAVAQADPRIPDWEELFGPADYPSVEDWQTVHGLPAYLVDLLYYLRRLGENYGTPPPTTSGDGPVADVLFARRPDLWELHLGKDNTELALPYVDLVNELLESAVAPDTAVLAERRQTTGDAAELRVRPQHVNPGAYDRLRTAVYPWDQPFDLWHVQTGACLDHLGVSRNTLLATLGVSGASPEEASATRTAERLGLSRAQHRTIAAEPLTPARTLAEFYGRPADLTPADLVTEMTGVRTLLDTGHLRYTELDLALRTRFVNPGGTVTIQFDPKLPYATDRMTLNGVDAAFLERFHRFVRLRRALGLSDEETDRLIAGSGSGGRLDVAALRSIAAARGLAARLGLDTDQVLAFSQPLDTHPYPGADRPPLYDRLFLDPAVVTVPPGQAHPFRLTPDRTELQEVGPLTGRPAVTAALLAVLRVTDDELAALTTGPDAVIGDRLDLLALTKLVAWVTLARAASLSVPDTLRLARYCRPFRWITAPAAVRDDGADGETELAGGAPVRLPARPPYTPGETELGGGAPLAFDDRGPAAADAPAQPVDLGIARTEEFLDLAERLAETGLTVRDLDALLLAAPPGPGDQSPVPRDESLAATLTSLRAAVQTVHQQTARTTDDKGELTRKNLALLGWDTALVQQAVATLLGTVTYTAPLPALPAGLVLPPDLPLRHEPAERPEDGLLTFGGPMTRAQLDRITALSTDTAFRTAVNALHDAPRAFVRDRMRLLRVPVFAAPLTALPAGYRIPPTLTAKVFHDPSLGALRSRGYLTEAEHALLTPDGTPTEILRAVADLMTAQQAPPEDGNAFLDAETADTLFNGADVTPADRFHLVLERLAPYLRRTLSETAVVQQLGQATGLDSASADTLLRTWLRPAGRPPALQDFLEPEFTDSDPGVSVTRTAFDRQFRMLAFLYRVTLLLGRLRVTAEEIPYVFGYAAQGGWLDPNTLPLAPVPAAPIAPLRTLLDLARLRSAVRGGVPTLRAVFDVARTPGAQEREAAAELARRTGWNAADITAVARDHGITTAAQYGGVAALSAVLAGIALLRRLGVAAERAQPWQRPELTAEAAEAAWLTAKSRHAPRDWTAAATPLRDALRERQRSALVSYLVAHPLLDRDGRPRWKDADDLHDHFLLDVEMGPTQLTTRLAQAVYSVQLFVQRLQLNLEHAYTWHGDGLWAQWEWMKQYRLWEANQKVFLYPENYFEPELRADKTPFFTDFENALMQREVTSTAVEDAVKGYLESLDKVARLQPAGLCHENKEGDGDLHLVGRSAATPREHYYRRRVDGRYWTPWERIELDVDGDPVIPALWNDRLFLFWATHELVSEQQQLKMPQSGDPLEEPPKHLEFKLNWSQYVSGKWQHKTVSKDLLYARPAVMFGAEGVLKPELYALATASPDGERFSHDLVVDFLFGNRQGAAGETYIGGNYYLTPRLDATTYGAFFDYYSPYGTLPAPPQTRPNYGEFVGRSDTFASSFMFDVQNPWTRPHVELMRRPVSAGVPRLRCSHDRNDTPTRFFQTYTDDMRSFLLVPQPYGTAHVQILPVYHPFTQTFASRLAQDGMDGLYDRDIQLDPEKFGVPFDFNDWYGPNTDVILGDLPKETLDFDRAGAYADYNWELFFHAPLLGGGRLSTNQRFAEAQQWLHRIFDPTDRADLPEPQRYWRTQPFYLTQDYTKERIEVILRRLAEGGWHDTPEIYQWLTHPFQPDVVARLRTTAYQKAVVMKYLDNLIAWGDQLFRQDTMEAVNQATQLYILASQLLGRRPDEVTGRTAPVPKNYRQVVEGSPGLAAAVVRAEHLVPTGPARTATEHAAPRIAPGFGTNWLDYFVIPRNDKLLRYWDTVADRLSKIRAGQNISGVQRRAALFGAAIDPALLVRAAAAGLGVESVLDDISAPLPPYRFATMLTKAKELTGEVKAFGAALLNALEKRDAEALARLRSRHETAVLKAARAVREQQVLEADAALQAARKQRDAADGKVEYYSTRSYMNTGEIAHTVLSAAALVHQAVAAGVDMTASAMGLIPDVKTGTPTTMGLTFGGQNLSQALHGLSGSLEKVANSLNGAGALAATMAGYDRRQDDWDFQAAQGRIEQQQLDRQIIAAEIRLQVARKELENHDLQLADAHEADAFLYDKYTNEELYDWMAGRLATGYFQAYQLAYDLAKRAERAFRHELGVEDSDYIRFGYWDTLYKGLLSGERLSVDLGRLDAAYHEANAREFELTKRISLAQIDPVALLRLKETGSAYVSLPEALFDLDTPGHYLRRIKNLAVTVPCVAGPYTSVNLTATLLDSTVRVDPRLTDGKYARQRSDTRFRDSTGAGRSIVTSTGQDDSGLFETSLRDERFLPFEGAGAVSQWRLSLPEEFRQFDYESISDVVLHLRYTARDGGSALAERAVTELRAALTQWAHADGASSLFRVFSARREFGDRWSRFLAPQPGEAASLRFTVAKDRFPYVFRDERITVAQPELVLVLSGELRPDGRRRYVDCYGDGEPLTGTLVARRGHSAEIGLAADPSLGGLPKGAVDGAGGVVTEAGEEWELTVPADRIAALAADLRDGSGLAPEAVLDLLLVVRYTVAKVER from the coding sequence ATGACCAGCGAACTCCCGAGCGTCCCCGCCCCCGGTGAGCGTGACGCCGTCCGCCGGCTCCGCGGGCGCGTCCTGCGTGCCGACGGCGTACCCGGCGCCGGAGCGACCGTCCACGTCAGCGCCCGGCGCCTGCGCACGAGTCAACCGCTGGGCGCCACCCGCACCGACGGCGACGGCGTCTTCCTCGTGGAGTTCACGCGACCGGCCGGGCCCGTGGACCTGCTGGTCGAGGTGAGCCTCGACGGCACGTCGGCCCGGGTGGCACGGACACTCGACGGACGGCCCGACACCCCGCTCGACCTCACCCTGCCGGCGGACCGGCGCAGCGCGTACGATCGGCTGCTCGCCGACCTCTCCCCGCTGCTCGACGGCACCGACCCGGCCGAACTCACCCCCGAGGACGTCGACTTCCTCGCCCGCGCCTCCGGGCAGGAGCAGGACCAGGTCGCCCGCCTGGCAGCCGCCGCCCGGCACGCCCGGGCCACCGGCCAGCCCACCGAGGTCTTCTACGCCCTGCTGCGCCACGGACACCCGGACGACCTCGGCGCCCTGGCGCAGTTGCGGGCGGAGGACGTACGGCGGGTCCTCGGCCCGCCCGCAGGGGAACCCGACCCCGCGCGGCCCGAGCCCGCCCGGCGGACCGTGCCCCACCAGGACCTCTCCGCGCACACGGACGCCTTCCTCACCGCGCTGCGTGCACGTCAACTCGCCGCCGCCGAGGCCCGCTTCACCGATGGCCAGGACTCCGCCACCCCCCTGGCCCGGATCTTCGCCCTCGCTGTCCCCGACCCCTCGGCCCGCGCGCGCCTCTACGGCGCCTACCTCGACCGCACGGACGACGACATCTGGCACACCGAAGCCGTCGCCGGACCGGAGGCCACCCCGCACACCGACCGGCTGCGCCTCGCCCTCGACCTGGCCGTGACCACAGCCGACCACCCCGAGCTGGTCGCCGTCCTCCTCGACCGCTTCGACTCCGGCGAACTCACCGGACCCCGAGACCTGGTGACACTCGACGAGGAGTGGCCCCACCTCGTGGACCGGGCGGGCGGACCGCCGCCGGGGCGCGAGGCCCCCGAGTACGCCGAATCGGTCCGCGCCGCCGTCGCCGCCGCCCACCCCACCGCCTACGTGGCGCACAAACTCGCCGCCCTGCCCGAACACCGCGACGCCCCCGCCGCCCGCTTCCTCGCCGAGAACCCCGACTTCGACATCGCCGGCACCCCGGTCAACAGCGCGACCGTCCCGGACGCCGAAGCCCGCCGCGAACTCGCCCCCGTACAACGCGTGTTCAAGATCGCGCCGCGCTTCGAGACCCTGCAGGCGCTGCGTGCAGACGGCTTCGACTCCGCCCAGGCCATCGCCCGCATCGACCGCGCCGGCTTCGCCCGCCGGATGCAGGGCCACGTCGGCGAGGAGGAGGCGCACGCGCTCCACGAGCGAGCCACCCGCATCCACGCGAGCGCCGTGAACCTCGTCGCCGACCTGCGGACCGCCGGACACTTCGACGTCCCCTGGCTGCCCGCCGTCGCCCAGGCGGACCCGCGCATCCCCGACTGGGAGGAGCTGTTCGGCCCGGCCGACTACCCGTCGGTCGAGGACTGGCAGACCGTCCACGGCCTGCCCGCCTATCTCGTCGACCTCCTGTACTACCTGCGCCGCCTCGGGGAGAACTACGGCACCCCGCCGCCCACCACCTCCGGCGACGGGCCCGTCGCGGACGTCCTCTTCGCCCGCCGCCCCGACCTGTGGGAGCTCCACCTCGGCAAGGACAACACCGAACTCGCCCTGCCCTACGTCGACCTGGTCAACGAACTCCTCGAATCGGCCGTCGCCCCCGATACCGCCGTCCTCGCCGAACGGCGCCAGACCACCGGCGACGCCGCCGAGCTCCGGGTCCGCCCCCAGCACGTCAACCCCGGCGCCTACGACAGGCTGCGCACCGCCGTCTACCCCTGGGACCAGCCCTTCGACCTCTGGCACGTGCAGACCGGCGCCTGCCTCGACCACCTCGGCGTCAGCCGGAACACGCTCCTCGCCACCCTCGGCGTGTCCGGTGCGAGCCCCGAGGAGGCGAGCGCCACCCGCACCGCGGAACGGCTCGGCCTCAGCCGCGCCCAGCACCGGACCATCGCCGCCGAACCGCTCACCCCCGCCCGGACCCTCGCCGAGTTCTACGGGCGGCCCGCCGACCTCACACCCGCCGACCTGGTCACCGAGATGACCGGCGTGCGCACCCTCCTGGACACCGGCCACCTGCGCTACACGGAGCTCGACCTCGCCCTGCGCACCCGGTTCGTCAACCCGGGCGGCACCGTCACCATCCAGTTCGACCCCAAACTGCCGTACGCCACGGACAGGATGACCCTGAACGGTGTCGACGCGGCCTTCCTCGAACGGTTCCACCGCTTCGTCCGGCTGCGCCGTGCGCTCGGACTCTCCGACGAGGAGACCGACCGGCTCATCGCCGGAAGCGGCTCCGGCGGACGCCTCGACGTCGCCGCCCTGCGCTCCATCGCCGCCGCCCGGGGCCTCGCCGCCCGGCTCGGCCTCGACACCGACCAGGTCCTCGCCTTCTCCCAGCCGCTCGACACCCATCCGTACCCCGGCGCCGACCGGCCGCCGCTGTACGACCGGCTGTTCCTCGATCCGGCCGTCGTCACCGTCCCGCCCGGCCAGGCCCACCCCTTCCGGCTCACCCCGGACCGTACGGAACTCCAGGAGGTCGGGCCGCTCACCGGCCGGCCCGCCGTCACGGCCGCCCTGCTGGCCGTGCTGCGCGTCACCGACGACGAACTCGCCGCCCTCACCACCGGACCCGACGCCGTCATCGGCGACCGGCTCGACCTGCTCGCCCTCACCAAGCTCGTCGCCTGGGTCACCCTCGCCCGGGCCGCCTCCCTGAGCGTGCCCGACACCCTCCGGCTCGCCCGCTACTGCCGGCCGTTCCGCTGGATCACCGCCCCGGCGGCCGTACGGGACGACGGCGCGGACGGCGAGACGGAGCTGGCCGGCGGCGCCCCCGTGCGCCTGCCCGCCCGCCCCCCGTACACCCCGGGCGAGACCGAACTCGGCGGCGGCGCACCCCTGGCCTTCGACGACCGCGGCCCGGCCGCGGCGGACGCGCCCGCGCAGCCCGTGGACCTGGGCATCGCACGCACCGAGGAGTTCCTGGACCTCGCCGAACGGCTCGCCGAGACCGGACTCACCGTCCGTGACCTCGACGCCCTGCTCCTCGCAGCGCCGCCCGGCCCCGGAGACCAGAGCCCGGTGCCCCGCGACGAGTCACTGGCCGCCACCCTCACCAGCCTGCGCGCCGCCGTCCAGACCGTCCACCAGCAGACCGCCCGCACCACCGACGACAAGGGCGAACTCACCCGCAAGAACCTCGCCCTGCTCGGCTGGGACACCGCCCTCGTCCAGCAGGCCGTCGCCACCCTGCTCGGCACCGTCACCTACACCGCACCCCTGCCCGCGCTGCCCGCGGGACTGGTCCTGCCCCCCGACCTGCCGCTGCGCCACGAGCCGGCCGAGCGCCCCGAGGACGGCCTGCTCACCTTCGGCGGGCCGATGACCCGGGCGCAGCTGGACCGCATCACCGCCCTCAGCACCGACACCGCCTTCCGGACCGCGGTGAACGCCCTGCACGACGCGCCCCGCGCCTTCGTCCGCGACCGCATGAGACTCCTCCGCGTCCCCGTCTTCGCGGCGCCCCTGACCGCTCTGCCCGCCGGATACCGCATCCCGCCGACCCTGACGGCCAAGGTCTTCCACGACCCCAGCCTGGGCGCCCTGCGCAGCCGCGGCTACCTCACCGAGGCGGAGCACGCGCTCCTCACGCCCGACGGCACCCCCACCGAGATCCTGCGGGCGGTCGCCGACCTCATGACCGCCCAGCAGGCCCCGCCCGAGGACGGCAACGCCTTCCTCGACGCCGAGACCGCCGACACCCTCTTCAACGGCGCGGACGTCACCCCCGCCGACCGCTTCCACCTCGTCCTGGAACGCCTCGCCCCCTACCTGCGGCGTACCCTGAGCGAGACCGCCGTCGTCCAGCAGCTCGGCCAGGCCACCGGCCTGGACTCCGCGAGCGCCGACACCCTGCTGCGCACCTGGCTGCGCCCCGCCGGCCGGCCCCCCGCCCTCCAGGACTTCCTGGAACCGGAGTTCACCGACAGCGACCCCGGCGTCTCGGTGACCCGGACCGCCTTCGACCGGCAGTTCCGCATGCTCGCCTTCCTGTACCGGGTGACGCTGCTGCTCGGCCGGCTGCGGGTGACCGCCGAGGAGATCCCGTACGTCTTCGGGTACGCGGCCCAGGGCGGCTGGCTCGACCCGAACACACTGCCCCTCGCCCCTGTGCCGGCCGCTCCTATCGCCCCCCTGCGCACCCTGCTCGACCTCGCCCGGCTGCGCTCCGCCGTCCGCGGCGGAGTCCCCACCCTGCGCGCCGTCTTCGACGTGGCCCGCACCCCCGGCGCCCAGGAACGCGAGGCCGCCGCCGAACTCGCCCGCCGCACCGGCTGGAACGCCGCCGACATCACCGCCGTCGCCCGCGACCACGGCATCACCACGGCCGCCCAGTACGGCGGCGTCGCCGCGCTGAGCGCCGTCCTCGCCGGCATCGCCCTGCTGCGCCGCCTCGGCGTGGCCGCCGAGCGGGCCCAGCCCTGGCAGCGCCCCGAGCTCACCGCCGAGGCCGCGGAGGCGGCCTGGCTGACGGCCAAGTCCCGGCACGCGCCGCGCGACTGGACGGCCGCCGCCACCCCGCTGCGCGACGCCCTGCGGGAACGGCAGCGGTCCGCGCTCGTGTCGTACCTGGTCGCCCATCCACTGCTCGACCGCGACGGCCGGCCCCGCTGGAAGGACGCCGACGACCTGCACGACCACTTCCTGCTCGACGTGGAGATGGGGCCCACCCAGCTCACCACCCGGCTCGCCCAGGCCGTCTACTCGGTGCAGCTGTTCGTCCAGCGCCTCCAGCTCAACCTGGAGCACGCCTACACCTGGCACGGCGACGGCCTGTGGGCCCAGTGGGAGTGGATGAAGCAGTACCGGCTCTGGGAGGCCAACCAGAAGGTCTTCCTCTACCCCGAGAACTACTTCGAGCCTGAACTGCGCGCGGACAAGACCCCGTTCTTCACCGACTTCGAGAACGCGCTCATGCAGCGCGAGGTGACCTCCACCGCCGTCGAGGACGCGGTCAAGGGCTACCTGGAGAGCCTGGACAAGGTGGCTCGGTTGCAGCCCGCCGGTCTGTGCCACGAGAACAAGGAGGGAGACGGCGACCTCCATTTGGTGGGCCGCAGCGCGGCCACGCCCCGCGAGCACTACTACCGACGGAGGGTCGACGGCCGCTACTGGACCCCGTGGGAGCGGATCGAACTCGACGTCGACGGCGACCCGGTGATCCCCGCGCTGTGGAACGACCGGTTGTTCCTGTTCTGGGCGACGCACGAGCTGGTGTCGGAGCAGCAGCAGCTCAAGATGCCGCAGTCCGGCGACCCCCTGGAGGAACCCCCGAAGCACCTCGAGTTCAAGCTGAACTGGAGCCAGTACGTCTCGGGCAAGTGGCAGCACAAGACCGTCTCGAAGGACCTCCTGTACGCGCGGCCGGCCGTGATGTTCGGGGCCGAGGGGGTCCTCAAGCCGGAGCTCTACGCGCTCGCCACAGCCAGTCCGGACGGAGAGAGGTTTTCCCACGACCTCGTGGTGGATTTCCTCTTCGGCAACAGACAGGGCGCTGCCGGCGAGACGTACATCGGCGGTAATTACTACCTCACTCCGCGTCTGGACGCCACGACGTACGGGGCGTTCTTCGACTACTACTCGCCCTACGGGACGTTGCCCGCGCCTCCCCAGACACGGCCGAACTACGGAGAGTTCGTGGGGCGCAGCGACACGTTCGCGTCCTCCTTCATGTTCGACGTCCAGAACCCCTGGACCCGTCCGCACGTGGAACTGATGCGGCGCCCCGTGAGTGCCGGAGTGCCCCGGTTGCGCTGCTCGCACGACCGCAACGACACGCCCACCCGCTTCTTCCAGACGTACACGGACGACATGCGGTCCTTCCTGCTGGTGCCGCAGCCGTACGGCACCGCACACGTACAGATCCTGCCTGTCTATCACCCGTTCACCCAGACCTTCGCCTCCCGTCTGGCCCAGGACGGCATGGACGGGCTCTACGACCGCGACATCCAGCTCGACCCCGAGAAGTTCGGCGTGCCGTTCGACTTCAACGACTGGTACGGCCCCAACACGGACGTCATCCTCGGGGACCTCCCCAAGGAGACCCTCGACTTCGACCGGGCCGGCGCCTACGCCGACTACAACTGGGAGCTGTTCTTCCACGCCCCCCTCCTCGGCGGGGGCCGTCTCTCCACCAACCAGCGGTTCGCCGAGGCGCAGCAGTGGCTGCACCGGATCTTCGACCCGACCGACCGCGCCGATCTGCCGGAACCGCAGCGCTACTGGCGCACCCAGCCCTTCTACCTCACCCAGGACTACACCAAGGAACGCATCGAGGTGATCCTGCGCCGCCTCGCCGAGGGCGGCTGGCACGACACCCCCGAGATCTACCAGTGGCTGACGCACCCCTTCCAGCCGGACGTGGTGGCACGTCTGCGCACCACCGCCTACCAGAAGGCGGTGGTCATGAAGTACCTCGACAACCTGATCGCCTGGGGCGACCAGCTGTTCCGGCAGGACACCATGGAGGCCGTCAACCAGGCCACCCAGCTCTACATCCTCGCCTCGCAGCTGCTCGGCCGGCGCCCCGACGAGGTGACCGGGCGGACCGCGCCGGTGCCGAAGAACTACCGGCAGGTCGTGGAGGGCTCGCCCGGGCTCGCCGCCGCCGTCGTCCGGGCCGAGCACCTGGTGCCGACCGGACCCGCACGGACCGCCACGGAGCACGCCGCACCGCGGATCGCGCCCGGGTTCGGCACGAACTGGCTCGACTACTTCGTCATCCCGCGCAACGACAAGCTCCTGCGCTACTGGGACACCGTGGCCGACCGGCTGTCCAAGATCCGCGCCGGACAGAACATCTCCGGCGTCCAGCGGCGCGCCGCCCTGTTCGGCGCGGCCATCGACCCGGCGCTCCTCGTCCGGGCCGCGGCCGCGGGACTCGGCGTCGAGAGCGTCCTGGACGACATCAGCGCGCCCCTGCCCCCGTACCGCTTCGCCACCATGCTCACCAAGGCGAAGGAACTCACCGGCGAGGTCAAGGCGTTCGGGGCGGCACTGCTCAACGCCCTGGAGAAGCGTGACGCGGAGGCACTGGCCCGGCTCCGCTCCCGCCACGAGACGGCCGTGCTCAAGGCGGCGCGGGCGGTGCGCGAGCAGCAGGTCCTGGAGGCCGACGCGGCCCTCCAGGCCGCGCGGAAGCAGCGGGACGCCGCCGACGGCAAGGTCGAGTACTACTCCACCCGGTCCTACATGAACACCGGCGAGATCGCGCACACCGTGCTCTCGGCCGCCGCCCTCGTGCACCAGGCCGTCGCCGCGGGCGTGGACATGACCGCCAGTGCCATGGGCCTGATCCCCGACGTCAAGACCGGTACGCCCACCACCATGGGCCTCACCTTCGGAGGCCAGAACCTGAGCCAGGCCCTGCACGGGCTCTCCGGTTCCCTCGAGAAGGTGGCCAACAGCCTCAACGGCGCCGGGGCGCTCGCCGCCACCATGGCCGGCTACGACCGGCGCCAGGACGACTGGGACTTCCAGGCCGCCCAGGGCCGTATCGAGCAGCAGCAGCTCGACCGGCAGATCATCGCGGCGGAGATCCGCCTCCAGGTGGCCCGGAAGGAACTGGAGAACCACGACCTCCAGCTCGCCGACGCCCACGAGGCCGACGCCTTCCTCTACGACAAGTACACGAACGAGGAGCTGTACGACTGGATGGCGGGCCGGCTGGCCACCGGCTACTTCCAGGCGTACCAACTCGCGTACGACCTGGCCAAGCGCGCCGAGCGGGCCTTCCGCCACGAACTGGGCGTCGAGGACTCCGACTACATCCGGTTCGGTTACTGGGACACCCTGTACAAGGGGCTGCTCTCCGGCGAGCGGCTGAGCGTCGACCTCGGCCGGCTCGACGCCGCGTACCACGAGGCCAACGCCCGGGAGTTCGAGCTGACCAAGCGGATCTCGCTGGCCCAGATCGACCCGGTCGCCCTGCTCAGGCTGAAGGAGACCGGCAGCGCGTACGTCTCCCTGCCGGAGGCCCTGTTCGACCTGGACACCCCCGGCCACTACCTGCGCCGGATCAAGAACCTGGCCGTGACCGTGCCGTGCGTGGCGGGCCCGTACACCTCCGTCAACCTGACGGCGACCCTGCTCGACAGCACCGTACGGGTCGACCCGCGGCTGACCGACGGGAAGTACGCCCGGCAGCGCTCCGACACCCGGTTCCGCGACAGCACCGGAGCCGGCCGGTCCATCGTGACCAGCACCGGCCAGGACGACTCGGGCCTCTTCGAGACCAGCCTGCGCGACGAGCGGTTCCTGCCGTTCGAGGGCGCGGGCGCGGTGAGCCAGTGGCGGCTCTCGCTGCCCGAGGAGTTCCGGCAGTTCGACTACGAGTCGATCAGCGACGTCGTCCTCCACCTGCGCTACACCGCACGCGACGGCGGCAGCGCGCTCGCCGAGCGGGCCGTGACCGAACTGCGCGCGGCGCTCACACAATGGGCGCACGCGGACGGCGCCTCCTCCCTGTTCCGGGTGTTCAGCGCCCGGCGGGAGTTCGGCGACCGCTGGAGCCGCTTCCTCGCCCCGCAGCCGGGCGAGGCGGCGAGCCTCCGCTTCACGGTGGCCAAGGACCGCTTCCCGTACGTCTTCCGGGACGAGCGGATCACGGTGGCGCAGCCCGAACTGGTCCTCGTCCTGTCCGGGGAGCTGCGGCCCGACGGCCGACGGCGGTACGTGGACTGCTACGGCGACGGGGAGCCGCTGACCGGCACCCTCGTCGCCCGCCGCGGCCACTCCGCGGAGATCGGCCTGGCGGCCGATCCCTCGCTCGGCGGCCTGCCGAAGGGGGCCGTCGACGGGGCGGGCGGCGTGGTCACCGAGGCGGGGGAGGAGTGGGAACTGACCGTGCCGGCCGATCGGATCGCCGCGCTCGCCGCCGACCTGCGGGACGGCTCGGGACTCGCCCCGGAGGCCGTGCTCGACCTGCTGCTCGTGGTCCGGTACACCGTGGCGAAGGTGGAGCGATGA